Proteins encoded in a region of the Pirellulales bacterium genome:
- a CDS encoding glycerol-3-phosphate dehydrogenase/oxidase, giving the protein MAQPVLILGAGINGAALARELALNGVGSVIVDIHDIASGATAYSSRLIHGGLRYLEYGEFDLVRESLEERTRWLRLAPQFVRPLRLFIPIRSRRGGLIAGARKFLGMKPRRGGSQRVKHHGLWSVRLGLWLYDVYAHDPTLPRRRLYKSRSPDVVRIDSTKYRWMYAFSDAQIVYPERFTLALLEDARQIAEAAGIPLRIFTYHRVTIDGQTATVHPLDRPDETAFSFQPSAVINATGAWVDRTLSALNVPSKPLMGGTKGSHFITHHEPLRARLAGRAIYVEAADGRPVFVLPFGQATLVGTTDLPFADDPANAVAAPEELQYLVEAVNELFPDLRLSTADIALHYSGVRPLPVSDASATAAVTRRHWLEPNNQSAVPLYSIIGGKLTTCRSLAEDAAGTILARLGLEQRSNSRDRPLPGGESYPRDSVSLAAEWDRIAQRFSLDRRAVETIWSLVGTRSETILADLSRAGSLDSECLPGTSLPRRFVRWIIDHEWATTLDDLVERRLMLLYHPRLSRACLDELAQLLVQSRRMSGPPMAEVEKTIARLAKHFGKSFS; this is encoded by the coding sequence ATGGCGCAACCCGTCCTGATCCTCGGCGCCGGCATCAATGGCGCGGCGCTCGCGCGCGAGCTGGCGCTCAACGGCGTCGGCTCGGTGATCGTGGATATTCATGACATTGCATCCGGTGCAACCGCCTATTCGTCGAGATTGATTCACGGCGGCCTGCGATACCTCGAATACGGCGAATTCGATCTGGTCCGCGAATCGCTCGAAGAGCGAACGCGCTGGCTGCGACTGGCGCCGCAATTTGTCCGCCCGCTGCGGCTATTCATTCCGATCCGCAGCCGCCGTGGTGGATTGATCGCGGGTGCAAGAAAGTTTCTCGGCATGAAGCCCCGACGGGGCGGCAGCCAGCGCGTCAAGCATCATGGGTTATGGTCCGTCCGCCTCGGGCTTTGGCTCTACGACGTGTACGCCCACGATCCCACGCTCCCGCGCCGCCGGCTCTATAAATCGCGCTCGCCCGACGTCGTTCGCATTGATTCGACGAAATACCGCTGGATGTACGCATTCTCTGATGCACAGATCGTTTATCCGGAGCGGTTCACGCTCGCACTCTTGGAAGATGCTCGGCAAATCGCGGAAGCCGCGGGAATTCCGCTGCGGATATTCACCTATCATCGGGTAACGATCGACGGCCAAACCGCAACCGTTCATCCGCTCGATCGGCCGGACGAAACGGCATTTTCATTTCAGCCCTCCGCCGTAATCAACGCCACGGGTGCGTGGGTGGATCGAACGCTTTCGGCCCTGAATGTTCCATCAAAGCCGCTGATGGGCGGAACGAAGGGGAGTCATTTCATAACGCATCACGAGCCGCTTCGCGCGCGGCTTGCCGGCCGGGCGATTTACGTCGAGGCTGCCGACGGCCGCCCGGTGTTCGTGTTGCCGTTCGGCCAGGCGACGCTCGTCGGGACGACCGACCTGCCATTTGCCGACGACCCCGCCAACGCAGTCGCCGCGCCGGAGGAGTTGCAGTATCTCGTCGAAGCCGTCAATGAGCTGTTCCCCGATTTGCGGCTTTCGACCGCTGATATCGCATTGCACTACAGCGGCGTCCGGCCACTGCCGGTCTCGGACGCCTCGGCAACGGCGGCCGTGACGCGGCGGCATTGGCTGGAGCCGAACAACCAGAGCGCGGTCCCGCTCTATTCCATCATCGGCGGCAAGCTCACGACTTGCCGCTCATTGGCCGAGGACGCGGCCGGCACGATCCTCGCGCGACTCGGGCTTGAACAACGATCGAACTCTCGCGACCGGCCTCTGCCCGGCGGCGAGTCCTATCCCCGCGACTCGGTTTCGCTCGCCGCAGAGTGGGACCGGATCGCGCAGCGATTCTCGCTGGACCGGCGGGCGGTCGAAACGATCTGGTCGCTCGTCGGCACGCGCTCGGAGACGATCCTCGCGGACTTATCGAGGGCGGGAAGCCTCGACAGCGAATGCCTGCCGGGCACGTCGCTGCCGCGCCGCTTCGTGCGCTGGATCATCGACCACGAATGGGCGACGACGCTCGACGACCTCGTCGAACGGCGGCTGATGTTGCTCTATCATCCGCGACTCTCGCGGGCGTGCCTTGACGAGCTGGCTCAGCTATTGGTCCAATCTAGGCGGATGTCCGGGCCACCGATGGCCGAGGTGGAGAAAACAATCGCCCGCTTGGCGAAACATTTTGGGAAGTCCTTCTCATGA
- a CDS encoding sigma-70 family RNA polymerase sigma factor, which produces MDQIDTELNELVAKGKSQGYLTYDEVNDYLPDEAVTPEKLDNLLIALDELGIELVTEPPAEALCAMDDAAGESARDFEAVASEGRRAAEIDRPLSAEQLPKLSDDPVRMYLSQMAIIPLLTREEEISLAKKIEVTRKRFRRSVLGCNFAMQGTIETLEKVYKGVLPFDRTIKVSLTERLTKEQIMARMPHNLATLKQLLAANREDFRKLLSRKTPRGEWIEARRRFCRRRSKALTLVEELSLRTRRVQQMVKQMNEVSRRMDFLRARIHELRNLPGAKDQLGLCRKELHDLMLLAQESPRSLRNRRETMGQQFQDFEQVKRQLSSGNLRLVVSIAKKYRNRGLSFLDLIQEGNTGLMRAVDKYEYRRGYKFSTYATWWIRQAITRAIADQARTIRIPVHMIDVLSRLRNVSKRLQQEMGREPTTEEIARSADMPIEEVRRVLNIGRHPVSLDRPVGESEDSSFGEFIEDGGTESPIISASHGMLRQKVEGLLKTLTFREREIVRLRYGLGDGYTYTLEEVGRIFKITRERVRQIEAKALRKLQHPVRSKQLEGFLGEAAEQCAALQQSA; this is translated from the coding sequence ATGGACCAGATCGACACCGAACTGAACGAATTAGTTGCCAAGGGAAAGTCCCAGGGCTATTTGACCTACGACGAAGTCAACGATTATTTGCCCGACGAGGCGGTCACTCCCGAGAAGCTCGACAACCTGCTGATAGCGCTCGACGAACTGGGGATTGAACTCGTCACCGAGCCGCCGGCCGAGGCGCTCTGCGCGATGGACGATGCAGCCGGCGAATCGGCCCGCGATTTCGAGGCTGTTGCGAGCGAGGGCCGCCGCGCAGCCGAGATCGACCGCCCGCTCTCCGCCGAGCAGTTGCCGAAACTGAGCGACGATCCGGTGCGGATGTATCTATCGCAAATGGCGATCATCCCGCTTTTGACCCGCGAAGAGGAAATCTCGCTGGCCAAAAAGATCGAAGTCACGCGGAAGCGATTCCGCCGATCCGTGCTGGGCTGCAATTTCGCGATGCAGGGCACGATCGAGACGCTGGAAAAGGTTTATAAGGGAGTCCTCCCGTTCGATCGCACGATCAAGGTCTCGCTCACCGAACGGTTGACCAAAGAGCAGATCATGGCCCGCATGCCGCACAATCTGGCGACGCTCAAGCAACTGCTGGCGGCGAATAGGGAAGACTTCCGCAAATTGTTGAGTCGCAAAACGCCGCGGGGCGAATGGATCGAGGCCCGCCGCCGCTTCTGCCGCCGCCGCAGCAAGGCCCTGACGCTCGTCGAAGAGCTGAGCCTTCGCACGCGACGCGTTCAGCAGATGGTCAAGCAGATGAATGAAGTGTCGCGGCGGATGGATTTTCTCCGGGCTCGGATTCACGAGCTGCGGAATCTGCCAGGCGCGAAAGACCAGCTCGGCCTTTGTCGCAAGGAATTGCACGACCTGATGCTCCTCGCGCAAGAGAGCCCCCGCAGCCTTCGCAATCGCCGCGAGACAATGGGGCAGCAGTTCCAGGATTTCGAGCAGGTCAAGCGGCAACTATCCAGCGGCAATTTGCGGCTGGTCGTTTCCATCGCCAAGAAATACCGCAATCGCGGCCTCAGCTTCCTCGACCTGATTCAGGAGGGGAACACGGGGCTGATGCGGGCCGTGGACAAGTATGAATACCGCCGCGGCTATAAATTCTCGACCTATGCCACCTGGTGGATTCGTCAAGCGATCACTCGGGCGATCGCCGATCAGGCCCGCACGATCCGCATCCCGGTCCACATGATCGACGTGCTCTCGCGGTTGCGAAACGTGTCGAAGCGGCTGCAACAAGAGATGGGGCGCGAGCCGACGACCGAGGAAATCGCCCGGTCCGCCGACATGCCGATCGAAGAAGTCCGCCGCGTGCTGAACATCGGGCGGCACCCGGTGAGCCTGGATCGCCCGGTCGGCGAGAGCGAAGACAGCAGCTTCGGCGAATTCATCGAAGACGGCGGGACGGAAAGCCCAATTATTTCGGCCTCCCACGGCATGTTGCGGCAAAAGGTCGAAGGGCTGCTTAAGACCCTCACGTTCCGCGAGCGCGAAATTGTCCGTCTGCGCTACGGATTGGGAGACGGCTACACCTATACTCTGGAAGAGGTGGGCCGAATTTTCAAGATCACGCGCGAGCGCGTGCGGCAGATCGAGGCCAAAGCGCTCCGCAAGCTCCAGCATCCCGTACGCAGCAAGCAGCTCGAGGGCTTCCTCGGCGAGGCCGCCGAACAATGCGCGGCGCTGCAGCAGAGCGCGTAG
- the dnaG gene encoding DNA primase, producing MASRTSFDDKERVRQAIDIVDLAGSYLQLRREGRGYKALCPWHDDTRPSLQVNPERQSFKCWVCDIGGDIFSFMMKMENVEFPEALSMLADRAGIQLTPYRASGGAAVGASGISGSADDKRTLYQAAAWAEQAFHECLLNSAEAEPARKYLRDRGIDGDSVRRFHLGFAPDRWDWLIQQSLKSRISPKVLERIGLLVHKDGGGHYDRFKGRVLFSIRDAQARAIAVGGRILPEAAATNPAKYINSPESPLFSKSNMLYGLDLARDAITKSHIAIVMEGYTDCIMTRQFGCENVVAVLGTALGDRHIRLLRRFADTIVLVLDGDKAGQKRTGEILSLFVAEQVDLRIVILPDELDPCDFLLTHGADAFRARLSAAVDGLEHAFRMATRGLDIQKQPHEASKALDGLLQTIAKAPRLREGSTSETRVREWTMLSRLARMFDVDEVVLRQRVGELRGKQRTTKPISAAAGQPVAPTEPLSIWDRELLEILLLEPESVRAVAEVIRPEHLASEACRRIFATCCSLSAAGVTPSFDRMLLEFDEPHYKNLLVQLDENGQNKGTHDVALRLRELLEGFRRRDGERQVRAQTRVLQEGKLDAAEELTMLQQLIDQERRRQGISAPTEG from the coding sequence GTGGCTTCGCGAACGTCGTTCGACGACAAAGAGCGGGTCCGGCAGGCGATCGACATCGTCGATCTGGCCGGCAGCTATCTGCAATTGCGCCGCGAAGGGCGCGGATATAAGGCCCTTTGCCCCTGGCACGACGACACGCGCCCCAGCCTGCAAGTCAATCCGGAACGCCAGTCGTTCAAGTGCTGGGTCTGCGACATCGGCGGCGACATTTTCAGCTTCATGATGAAGATGGAGAACGTCGAGTTTCCCGAGGCGCTGTCGATGCTCGCCGACCGGGCGGGAATTCAACTCACACCATATCGCGCGAGTGGCGGCGCGGCAGTGGGCGCCAGCGGGATCAGCGGTAGTGCCGACGACAAGCGCACACTGTATCAGGCCGCCGCCTGGGCCGAGCAAGCGTTTCACGAGTGTCTGCTGAATTCCGCGGAAGCCGAGCCGGCGCGCAAGTATCTCCGTGATCGCGGCATCGACGGCGATAGCGTGCGCCGTTTTCACCTCGGTTTCGCTCCCGATCGCTGGGACTGGCTGATCCAACAATCGCTGAAGAGCAGAATTTCGCCGAAGGTCCTCGAACGGATTGGCTTGTTGGTGCACAAGGATGGCGGCGGGCATTACGACCGCTTCAAAGGTCGAGTATTGTTCTCGATCCGCGACGCGCAAGCCCGCGCCATTGCCGTCGGCGGGCGCATCTTGCCGGAAGCTGCCGCCACGAATCCAGCCAAATACATCAACTCGCCCGAATCGCCGCTGTTTTCCAAGAGCAACATGCTGTACGGGCTCGATTTGGCCCGCGATGCGATCACCAAGAGCCACATCGCCATCGTGATGGAAGGCTACACGGACTGCATCATGACGCGACAGTTCGGATGCGAGAACGTGGTTGCTGTGCTCGGCACGGCACTTGGCGACCGGCACATCCGCTTGCTGCGGCGGTTTGCCGACACGATCGTGCTGGTACTCGATGGTGATAAGGCGGGCCAAAAGCGGACGGGCGAAATCCTGTCGCTGTTCGTCGCTGAGCAAGTCGATCTGCGGATCGTCATCTTGCCCGACGAACTCGATCCGTGCGATTTCCTGCTGACCCACGGCGCGGATGCATTTCGTGCGCGATTGAGCGCTGCCGTCGATGGGCTGGAGCACGCGTTCCGCATGGCCACGCGCGGGCTGGACATCCAGAAGCAGCCCCACGAGGCCAGCAAAGCGCTCGACGGCCTCCTGCAAACGATCGCCAAGGCGCCTCGGTTGCGCGAAGGATCGACCAGCGAGACGCGCGTTCGCGAATGGACGATGCTCTCTCGACTGGCCCGGATGTTCGACGTTGACGAAGTCGTATTGCGGCAGCGGGTCGGCGAATTGCGCGGCAAGCAGCGAACCACCAAACCAATTTCCGCCGCGGCAGGCCAGCCTGTCGCGCCGACCGAGCCCCTGAGCATCTGGGATCGAGAACTGCTGGAGATTTTGCTCTTGGAGCCTGAATCGGTCCGCGCCGTCGCCGAGGTGATCCGCCCCGAGCATCTCGCTTCGGAGGCTTGCCGGCGGATCTTCGCGACCTGCTGCTCGCTTTCCGCGGCGGGCGTGACGCCGAGCTTTGATCGCATGCTATTGGAATTCGACGAGCCGCATTACAAAAACCTACTCGTGCAACTGGACGAGAATGGGCAGAACAAGGGGACTCACGATGTCGCTTTGCGATTGCGTGAGTTGTTGGAAGGGTTCCGTCGCCGCGACGGCGAGCGGCAGGTCCGCGCCCAAACGCGGGTCTTGCAGGAAGGCAAGCTCGACGCGGCCGAGGAATTGACCATGCTGCAACAACTGATCGACCAAGAGAGACGTCGCCAAGGCATTTCCGCGCCCACGGAGGGGTAG
- a CDS encoding PEP-CTERM sorting domain-containing protein: MYGWHGYRDCNLVRMVLETVRCCGLTALIGLGLLAGNGRAMNSVWTPQSQPNLEFPLDASWFDGSNWSAGFPGASDRAVFNAVNPPPNSPFRVYFGDFNKQIINPPQTIPFAAGTATVAALDVQNNTWVFNFDAFNAPPNAATGNLTVTGAGSFVIGSLIDGGGLGGASLTVTGSGTLTSNGASLGLDSATSGTVILTGSSTLWNDSNSNGINVGVNGLGTLNVNNGAQLNANLLTAAAASGSVGDISINGGTCSGPLTLGGHGQASLTVNSGGASLTNVNVALFSDSTATITVTGASSTLDASTAISLGTGGHGTLNIGSGAQVTTPFLSTALASGSVGDISLSGAGSQLNVSNSLSVGTAGQGTLTIGSGAQVTTPLLSTAAASGSVGDIVINGGTLSSGLSLGGHGQSSLTINSGAAMLTNANVALSSDSTATITVTGANSSLNASSALSIGSAGHGTLNINNGAQVTTPLLSTALASGAIGDISLSGAGSQLNVSNSLSVGTDGQGTLTIGSGAQVTTPLLSTAAASGSVGDIVINGGTLSGGLSLGGHGQSSLTINSGAAMLTNANVALSSDSTATITVTGANSSLNASSALSIGNAGHGTLNINNGAQVTTPILSTAAASGSVGNVVINGGTFSGGLTLGGEGQSSLTITSGTASITGSNVALDADSTASITVSGPNSKMDIAQFLAVATGGRATAQFSGGAAVTGQGGALVGASAGSQGDLTITDAGTTWTIAEQMDVGNSGAGSLTIAAGAVFSTGSTGSPTGTSGVIGGNTGGTGTVTVTGAGSTWTQNGGLSVGFDGQGTMMVEAGGLVHSASGYVGRFSGAVGHATVTGTNSTWNVDGSLFIASDGSGSGGSGSGGNGSLVVASNGAVTVGSELQIGAQGTVNVTGGRMAVGSGGLPAAAGTLHVGPNGLLEGIGTIIGHVVNDGSAKVAETSRIMGGLDGTGITQVNAGGSLTADHIIQNALFVGGASGSPALVTIDASDSNGNPLASDMSLAGSLSPSDPFGAGLGSSALIGDTASSDSMGTDLALSLNNPSAEFASATVPEPTTIVLLAIAMIGLLSHERKTSRFAKPRNY; the protein is encoded by the coding sequence ATGTACGGCTGGCACGGGTATCGCGATTGCAATCTGGTCCGCATGGTTTTGGAAACAGTTCGGTGTTGCGGATTGACGGCATTGATCGGGTTGGGACTCTTGGCCGGCAACGGACGCGCCATGAATAGCGTTTGGACTCCGCAGTCGCAGCCCAATCTGGAGTTTCCGCTCGACGCGTCATGGTTCGATGGATCGAATTGGAGCGCCGGATTTCCGGGCGCTTCCGACCGCGCCGTCTTCAACGCGGTGAATCCTCCCCCGAATAGCCCATTCCGGGTTTATTTCGGTGACTTCAACAAGCAAATCATCAATCCGCCGCAGACGATCCCCTTTGCGGCCGGCACGGCTACCGTCGCTGCGCTCGATGTGCAGAACAACACCTGGGTTTTCAACTTCGATGCGTTCAACGCTCCTCCTAATGCCGCGACCGGTAATCTCACGGTGACCGGCGCGGGGAGCTTCGTCATTGGTTCGCTGATCGACGGCGGCGGACTGGGGGGCGCCTCCTTGACGGTGACCGGATCGGGCACGCTGACCAGCAATGGCGCATCGCTCGGCCTCGATTCGGCCACCAGCGGCACCGTGATCCTCACGGGCTCCAGCACTCTTTGGAACGACTCGAATTCCAACGGCATCAATGTCGGCGTCAACGGGCTCGGCACGCTAAACGTCAATAACGGCGCCCAACTCAATGCGAACCTGCTCACGGCCGCGGCCGCCAGCGGATCGGTCGGAGACATCTCGATCAATGGCGGAACGTGCTCTGGCCCGCTCACACTCGGTGGCCACGGCCAAGCGTCGTTGACGGTCAACAGCGGCGGGGCGTCGCTAACCAACGTCAACGTGGCCTTATTCAGCGACAGCACGGCGACTATCACCGTCACCGGCGCCAGTTCGACGCTCGACGCCTCGACCGCGATATCGCTCGGCACGGGCGGCCACGGAACGCTCAACATCGGAAGCGGCGCCCAAGTCACTACGCCTTTCCTTTCCACGGCCCTGGCAAGCGGCTCGGTCGGCGACATCTCCCTCAGCGGCGCCGGTTCTCAACTCAATGTTTCGAATTCGCTGTCGGTCGGCACCGCCGGTCAGGGGACGCTTACCATCGGCAGCGGCGCCCAAGTCACCACGCCGCTGCTCTCCACCGCCGCGGCCAGCGGGTCCGTCGGCGATATCGTCATCAATGGCGGCACACTCTCCAGCGGCCTCTCGCTTGGGGGCCATGGTCAGTCGTCGCTAACGATCAACAGCGGCGCCGCGATGCTCACCAACGCGAACGTGGCCCTCTCCAGCGACAGCACGGCCACCATCACCGTCACCGGCGCCAATTCCTCGCTCAATGCATCGAGCGCACTGTCTATCGGCAGCGCCGGCCACGGGACGCTCAACATCAACAACGGCGCCCAAGTCACCACACCGCTGCTCAGCACCGCCCTGGCCAGCGGTGCGATCGGCGACATTTCCCTCAGCGGCGCCGGTTCTCAACTCAACGTTTCGAATTCGCTGTCGGTCGGCACGGACGGTCAGGGGACTCTTACCATCGGCAGCGGCGCCCAAGTCACTACTCCGCTGCTATCGACCGCCGCCGCCAGCGGCTCCGTCGGCGATATCGTTATCAATGGCGGCACGCTCTCCGGCGGCCTCTCGCTTGGGGGCCATGGTCAGTCGTCGCTAACGATCAACAGCGGCGCCGCGATGCTCACTAACGCGAACGTGGCCCTCTCCAGCGACAGCACGGCCACCATCACCGTAACCGGCGCCAATTCCTCGCTCAATGCATCGAGCGCACTGTCTATCGGCAACGCCGGCCACGGGACGCTCAACATCAACAACGGCGCCCAAGTCACCACACCAATCCTCTCCACCGCCGCCGCCAGCGGTTCCGTCGGCAACGTCGTCATCAATGGCGGCACTTTCTCCGGAGGCCTCACGCTCGGAGGCGAAGGTCAGTCGTCGCTGACAATCACCAGCGGCACGGCCTCGATCACAGGTTCGAACGTCGCGCTCGATGCGGACAGCACGGCGTCGATCACCGTGAGCGGCCCGAACTCGAAAATGGACATTGCGCAGTTTCTTGCCGTCGCCACCGGCGGCCGCGCGACGGCCCAGTTCAGCGGCGGCGCGGCGGTTACTGGCCAAGGGGGGGCCCTCGTCGGGGCCTCCGCCGGCAGCCAAGGGGATCTGACCATTACGGATGCCGGCACGACTTGGACCATTGCCGAACAGATGGATGTTGGCAATAGCGGAGCCGGTTCGCTGACCATCGCCGCGGGCGCTGTGTTTTCGACCGGTTCGACGGGGTCTCCCACCGGAACGAGCGGGGTGATCGGGGGAAACACGGGCGGCACCGGCACGGTAACGGTTACCGGTGCCGGTTCGACCTGGACCCAGAATGGTGGCCTGTCCGTTGGCTTTGATGGGCAAGGCACGATGATGGTCGAAGCGGGAGGATTGGTCCACTCCGCCAGCGGCTACGTTGGCCGCTTCTCCGGCGCCGTCGGCCATGCGACCGTAACCGGCACGAATTCGACTTGGAACGTGGACGGCTCCCTCTTCATAGCCAGTGACGGCAGCGGTTCCGGCGGGAGTGGCTCGGGCGGCAACGGCTCGCTGGTCGTCGCCTCGAATGGCGCAGTCACTGTCGGTAGCGAGCTACAAATCGGCGCTCAAGGAACGGTCAATGTCACAGGGGGACGAATGGCAGTCGGGTCGGGCGGCTTGCCAGCCGCCGCTGGAACTTTGCACGTCGGTCCCAACGGGTTGCTCGAGGGCATCGGCACGATTATCGGGCATGTAGTCAACGACGGCAGCGCGAAGGTCGCAGAAACCAGTCGAATCATGGGTGGACTCGATGGCACTGGCATAACGCAGGTGAACGCCGGTGGCAGTCTCACCGCCGACCACATCATCCAGAATGCTTTGTTCGTCGGGGGCGCATCCGGCAGCCCGGCCCTGGTGACGATCGACGCCTCGGATTCCAACGGCAATCCGCTGGCAAGCGACATGTCGTTAGCCGGTTCGCTCTCGCCGAGCGATCCGTTTGGCGCGGGGCTGGGTTCCAGCGCCTTGATCGGCGACACGGCTAGCAGCGACTCGATGGGCACGGACCTCGCGCTTTCGCTGAATAATCCGAGCGCCGAATTCGCATCCGCAACGGTGCCGGAGCCCACGACGATCGTGCTGCTGGCGATCGCAATGATCGGTCTGCTCAGCCATGAAAGAAAGACTTCGCGATTTGCGAAACCGAGAAACTATTAG
- the greA gene encoding transcription elongation factor GreA, which produces MSDLVPMTRTGYDKLKGELDHMEQVEMPKLAQRVAAARSEGDLSENAEYHGARESQGLLQAKINLLRDKLARASIVDPSRLPKDEIVFGATVVVKDLDFGDEEIFTLVGAGEEDYDTGKILVTSPLAQGLLGKKIGQKVEIPVPAGTMKFEIVEIRFE; this is translated from the coding sequence ATGTCCGATTTAGTCCCAATGACTCGTACCGGGTACGACAAGCTCAAGGGAGAGCTTGACCACATGGAGCAGGTGGAGATGCCCAAGCTGGCGCAGCGCGTGGCCGCCGCGCGCAGCGAGGGAGATCTCAGCGAGAATGCCGAATATCACGGCGCCCGCGAGTCGCAGGGGTTGTTGCAAGCCAAGATCAATCTGCTCCGCGACAAGCTGGCGCGGGCTTCGATTGTCGATCCCTCGCGGCTGCCGAAGGACGAGATCGTGTTCGGGGCGACGGTGGTCGTCAAGGACCTCGATTTCGGCGACGAGGAAATCTTCACGCTCGTCGGCGCCGGAGAAGAGGACTACGACACGGGCAAGATCCTCGTCACCAGCCCGCTGGCTCAAGGGCTGCTGGGTAAAAAGATCGGGCAAAAGGTGGAGATTCCCGTCCCGGCCGGAACGATGAAGTTCGAGATCGTGGAAATCCGGTTTGAGTGA
- a CDS encoding DUF4440 domain-containing protein, which produces MTDQPMRAELLELNQRLLDSIAAADWSTYQELCAPDLTCFEPEARGQLIQGMAFHKFYFDLGAGSQPRTTTMASPQVRMLGNDSAVVAYVRLVQRLDGVDAPVTACSEETRIWQRIDGRWKHVHFHRSVP; this is translated from the coding sequence ATGACCGATCAACCCATGCGGGCGGAGTTGTTGGAACTCAATCAACGGCTGCTGGACAGCATTGCGGCCGCGGACTGGAGCACGTATCAGGAGCTGTGCGCTCCAGACTTGACGTGCTTCGAGCCGGAAGCCCGCGGGCAATTGATTCAGGGAATGGCGTTCCACAAGTTCTATTTCGATCTTGGCGCCGGTTCTCAGCCGCGCACCACCACGATGGCTTCGCCGCAAGTGCGAATGCTGGGTAACGATTCGGCCGTGGTCGCCTACGTGCGGCTCGTGCAGCGCCTCGACGGAGTCGACGCGCCGGTGACCGCCTGCTCCGAAGAGACCCGCATCTGGCAGCGCATCGACGGGCGCTGGAAACACGTCCATTTTCATCGTTCAGTCCCGTAG
- a CDS encoding C4-type zinc ribbon domain-containing protein has translation MAFNAAALRELHRIHRQLSDLRERLESGPKQIKARQAALAAAEERLAKTQTEVKAARMAVDQKQLLLKSGEGKIIDLKVKLNACSTNREYQALREQILADEMANSVLADEILEAMEQVDQLKQAIVEADQQMVKVKEETVKVQQAVRSREESLLADVQRLEEELRVAETGLPAELRDVYNRVVKAKGEDAMAQVEGESCGGCHQQLTPNIMSQLHGSTVVFCKSCGRLLYFPEDRTPGRK, from the coding sequence ATGGCGTTCAATGCGGCCGCGCTTCGCGAATTGCACCGAATCCATCGGCAATTGTCCGATCTTCGCGAGCGACTTGAAAGCGGCCCCAAGCAAATCAAGGCGCGGCAGGCGGCCCTAGCCGCGGCGGAAGAGCGGCTGGCGAAGACCCAGACCGAGGTCAAGGCCGCTCGCATGGCCGTCGATCAAAAGCAATTACTGCTCAAGTCGGGAGAAGGAAAGATCATCGATCTCAAGGTGAAGCTGAACGCATGTAGCACCAATCGCGAGTATCAGGCCCTGCGCGAGCAGATATTGGCCGATGAGATGGCCAATAGCGTGCTGGCCGATGAGATTCTCGAAGCCATGGAACAGGTCGATCAGCTCAAGCAGGCGATCGTCGAGGCCGACCAACAGATGGTCAAGGTGAAAGAGGAAACGGTGAAAGTGCAGCAAGCTGTCCGCTCGCGGGAAGAGTCGCTGCTGGCAGATGTCCAGCGGTTGGAAGAGGAATTGCGGGTGGCGGAGACCGGGCTGCCGGCCGAGCTGCGCGACGTTTACAATCGCGTCGTCAAGGCCAAGGGGGAAGACGCCATGGCGCAGGTCGAGGGAGAAAGCTGCGGCGGCTGCCACCAGCAACTCACCCCCAATATCATGAGCCAACTGCACGGATCGACCGTGGTTTTTTGCAAGTCCTGCGGCCGGCTCCTCTACTTTCCCGAGGATCGCACTCCCGGCCGCAAATGA